The genomic window AACACCGCATCTACAGTACCGATGACCTCGCCCCCGGCAAACAGATCGTCTTCAGCGCCACCGGCATCACCTACGGCGAACTGCTCAACGGCGTCCGGCGCTTCGCGGGCGGCGCCCGCACCCACACCCTCGTCATGGGCCACGCCAGCCGGGTGGTGCGCTTCATCGACACCGTGCACCTCGAAGAAGACAACGCCCGCGTGACCATCCGCGTCTGAGGCCATAAAGCAGAAAGTGTAAGAGAGGGGAGGCGAAGGGACCTTCCCTTTTTCGTGTCTACAACGCCCAGCGCCCCGCCGCTACCCCACGCCGCACTTCCTCCACCAGCCGCGTCTGAGACCCCTCACCCCTGCCTTCGGCAGGCCCTCTGCTTCGCAGCTTTGCAAGTCTCCCTTTGGTAGAGGGTCAACCGGTGCAAGGCAATTCTTTTGTCAAATGCTTTAGGAAGGCCAGCGGGTCGGATATAAAAAGAAGCGTCGGGCACGGCAACTTGGAGCTGGACATGCCGTTCACAACGTCACCAGCCCCCCCGGCGTTTCCAGTTGCGCGGCCAGTTCAGGCTGCGGCGCCTCGTACACTTCCACCTCGCCCACGAAGTTCAGGGCATTGAGCTGCCCGCGCAGGGCATCAGGGTGAGGCGTACCCAGCCGCAGCGTGAGCAGCCGCACGCCCGCGTCGGGCAGCCGGGCCGGAGGCGCGGGGGTGTCCCAGACAATCAGGGAAGGCTCGACTCCGCCGCCGGGCAGCTCGCCAGTTGCCGGCACCGTCAGCCGCCAGCGATTCTCGCCCCGGCTCACGGACAACACGTCGGGGCGCTGCGGCAACTCGCGCACCGCCGCCACCCAGTGAATCAACGCTGGGCCATCGGCCAGCCGCTCGCGCATCTGCGGGGTGTCCAGCCCGAACCAACGCGGGCGCGGCGGGGCGGGGGCTACCGGGTTGATGGCGATGACCTCCAGATAAGCCGTCCCCAGCGACAGCAACCGGTTGTGGGTGCCGAACGCGGAATGCTCGCCGCCGGGTTGCAGCGGTACGTCCAGGCGGCCTTCGAGCCACGCCACGCCTTCTTCCAGCGTGCGGGCAGCAATGACGAGGTGGTCGAGGTGGGCTGGTGTGTATGAAGTGTCGGTCATGGCAGGCTCCTGGGGCATCTCAGGCCCCCCGTGGGCGGCTCAGCGCCGCGAGGTCGCCCAGCACGATGGCCGCCGCCTTTTCGCCGCTTTCCAGGGCGCCCTGAATGCCGCTCATGGACGTGATTTCGGAAGCGAGGAGCACGCCCGGCAGACTGGTGGCGTGCCCCGGCAGCGTGGCCGCGTACCCGGCGGGCTGCTCGAACTGCGCGTAGGGAATGCGTTCGAGCATAAGCAGCCGCAGCGTGCCGACCGCCTCCGCGCCGTACCAGCGGGTCAATTCGCCGCGCACGCGGGCGTCCAGAGACGCATCGTCGAGGTCCGGCAGCCCCAGCACCGTCACCGTCAGCAGGTGCTGTCCGGTGGGAGCACGGCCCGGCACCGCGAGACTGGTCCACTGGGCGTTGTTGATGAGGCCCGTTTCGGCGTTCAGCAACAGCCGGTGCTGCCCGGAAATGCGCTGCGGAGTCGCGTAGTACAGGTAGGTGCTCGACAGGGCGCCCCGGCTGAGCGCCTCGCCGGTCAGGTCGCTGGCGGTCGGTGCCTCGGTCGCCACGATGACCTGCCGGGCGTCTATCTCGCCCGCGCTCGTCACGGCGGTTACGTAACCGGGCCGGGGCAGCAGCCGCGACACCCGCACGCCGGTCAGGAGATCGCTCCCCTGCGCGAGCTGCCGGCTGAGTTCGCCCATGCCGCGCCGGGGAAGCGCCGCGCCGCCGTCCATCAGCATCCGGAAGTAGTAGCGAAACAGCCGCGCCGAGGTCGCCAGGTCACGCCGCAGGAAAATGCCGCCGAAAAAGGGCCGGAAAAAATGGTCGAGCGCCGCTTCCGAAAAGCCCTGACCGCGCAGAAAGCTCTCGGTACTTTCGTCGGAACCAATCAGCAATTCGTGGGCGGCGGGCGTGCGGAGCGACGCAGCGAGACGTGCCACCCGCAGCTTGTCGCCCAGCGTCAGGGCGCCCGATTTCAGGGTGCTGGGCAGACTGGCGAGGTCGTCGAGGGGGCTGCCGAGCACGTCCTCGCGTGCCCCGCGCCGCAGCGCCGCCGCCGAGGGCAGAGGCACGAGGTCGAGCGCGTCGAGGTTCAGTTGCCGCCGCACCGCCGGATACGCAGGAAACAGCACCTGAAACCCGGCGTCGAGGGTAAAGCCCTCCAGCTCACGCGAGCGCACCCGGCCCCCCACCTCGGGCGCTGCTTCCAGCACGCGCACCCGCCGCCCGGCCCGCGTGAGCACCCGCGCCGCCGTCAGGCCCGCAAGCCCGCCCCCGACCACCAGTCCGTCCAACATGCGCCCCAGCATAAGAGGATCCCCGGTATCAAAGGATGAAGTGCAGGAGAATAGTTCTGTCAGAAGCGGGCCTTTACCCTGAGCCCATGTTCGGTCGCCGCGTTCCCCCCAACGTCGTCTTCATGCTGAGTCTGCTGCTGGCGGTCGTGTGCGGCCTGATCTGTTACAAGGCCCTCAGCGTGAACAACATCGTGGGCGGCGTCATCGCGGGCCTCTTCGCCCTGTGGTTCGCGGTGGACGCGGTGCGCTCGTTCGGCTGGACGCGGCAGAAATAAATTGGTGGGAGCGGCTCCGCTTTCCCGGTGCTAGCCTCGCCGCATGACCGACAAGCTGGAACACCATGTGGCACGGGGCCTGGACGACCTGCGGGCGCTCGTCGCCCTGCCGAGCGTTTCGGCGCAGGGCCGGATGCTGCCCGAAACCGCCGACGCCGTGGCCGGGCTGCTGCGGGCCGAGGGCTTCGGCGTGCAGCAATTCCCCGGCACGGTGGCGCCGGTGCTGCTCGCCGAAGCGGGCGAGGGCCCCTTCACCCTGCTGATCTACAACCACTACGACGTGCAGCCCGAGGACCCGCTGGAACTGTGGGACACGCCGCCCTTCGAACTCACCGAGCGAGGCGGGCGGCTTTACGGACGTGGCGCCAGCGACGACAAGGGCGAACTCGCCTCGCGGCTGGCGGCGGTGCGGGCAGTGCGCGAGCAGCTCGGGCACCTGCCGGTCAAGATCAAGTGGCTGATCGAGGGCGAGGAAGAAGTCGGCAGCCCGACCCTGGAACGCTTCGTGGCCGAGCACGCCGCCGAGTTGCAGGCCGACGGCTGCTGGTGGGAATTCGGCGGCATCAGCCCCGAGGGACGGCCCATTCTCTCGCTGGGGCTCAAGGGCGTGATGTGCCTGGAACTGCGCTGCCGGGTGGCCGACAGTGACCTCCACAGCAGCCTCGGGGCCGTGATTGACAACCCGCTCTACTGCCTCGCCCGCGCGGTCGCCAGCCTGCGCGACGAGCAGGGCAACGTCACCATCCCCGGCTTTTACGACGACGTGCGGGCGGCGAGCGGGGCCGACCGGCAGGCCATCGCGCAGATTCCCGGCGACGGACAGGCGGTGCGCGACACCTTCGGGGTGAGGCGCCCGCTGGCGACGGGACCGGCGTACAACGAGCGGACCAACCTGCACCCGGTGGTCAACGTGAACGGCTGGGGCGGCGGTTACCAGGGCGAGGGCAGCAAGACGGTGCTGCCGGGCGCGGGCTTCGTCAAGCTCGATTTCCGGCTGGTGCCCGACCAGGACCCGG from Deinococcus radiodurans R1 = ATCC 13939 = DSM 20539 includes these protein-coding regions:
- a CDS encoding VOC family protein, yielding MTDTSYTPAHLDHLVIAARTLEEGVAWLEGRLDVPLQPGGEHSAFGTHNRLLSLGTAYLEVIAINPVAPAPPRPRWFGLDTPQMRERLADGPALIHWVAAVRELPQRPDVLSVSRGENRWRLTVPATGELPGGGVEPSLIVWDTPAPPARLPDAGVRLLTLRLGTPHPDALRGQLNALNFVGEVEVYEAPQPELAAQLETPGGLVTL
- a CDS encoding NAD(P)/FAD-dependent oxidoreductase, coding for MLDGLVVGGGLAGLTAARVLTRAGRRVRVLEAAPEVGGRVRSRELEGFTLDAGFQVLFPAYPAVRRQLNLDALDLVPLPSAAALRRGAREDVLGSPLDDLASLPSTLKSGALTLGDKLRVARLAASLRTPAAHELLIGSDESTESFLRGQGFSEAALDHFFRPFFGGIFLRRDLATSARLFRYYFRMLMDGGAALPRRGMGELSRQLAQGSDLLTGVRVSRLLPRPGYVTAVTSAGEIDARQVIVATEAPTASDLTGEALSRGALSSTYLYYATPQRISGQHRLLLNAETGLINNAQWTSLAVPGRAPTGQHLLTVTVLGLPDLDDASLDARVRGELTRWYGAEAVGTLRLLMLERIPYAQFEQPAGYAATLPGHATSLPGVLLASEITSMSGIQGALESGEKAAAIVLGDLAALSRPRGA
- a CDS encoding M20 family metallopeptidase — translated: MTDKLEHHVARGLDDLRALVALPSVSAQGRMLPETADAVAGLLRAEGFGVQQFPGTVAPVLLAEAGEGPFTLLIYNHYDVQPEDPLELWDTPPFELTERGGRLYGRGASDDKGELASRLAAVRAVREQLGHLPVKIKWLIEGEEEVGSPTLERFVAEHAAELQADGCWWEFGGISPEGRPILSLGLKGVMCLELRCRVADSDLHSSLGAVIDNPLYCLARAVASLRDEQGNVTIPGFYDDVRAASGADRQAIAQIPGDGQAVRDTFGVRRPLATGPAYNERTNLHPVVNVNGWGGGYQGEGSKTVLPGAGFVKLDFRLVPDQDPARVLSLLREHLTAQGLSDIEVVELEAHQKPARADAGHPFVQACVAAARAAHGQDPIVHPSSGASGPMFPFTGGAGGGGLGIPCVAVGIGNHAGRVHAPNENIVREHFARGVAFGVELLTRLGEMSPPAGAPASGAEAGR